A genome region from Anastrepha obliqua isolate idAnaObli1 chromosome 4, idAnaObli1_1.0, whole genome shotgun sequence includes the following:
- the LOC129246141 gene encoding bolA-like protein 3, whose product MNLRQGIKLLFPRFSSSVQQNEAQQRILQLLSGRFPQANVNVVDVSGGCGAMFEVFVESKEFEGLSTLKQHKLITQTLKEQIKNMHGVRIHTSVPKTK is encoded by the exons ATGAATTTAAGACAAGGAATTAAACTTCTCTTTCCTCGTTTTTCCTCCTCGGTTCAACAGAATGAGGCTCAGCAGAGAATTTTGCAACTGTTATCTGGTAGATTTCCTCAG GCAAACGTCAATGTCGTTGATGTATCTGGCGGATGTGGTGCAATGTTCGAAGTGTTTGTAGAATCCAAGGAATTTGAAGGTTTATCCACATTAAAGCAACATAAACTGATAACGCAAACATTaaaggaacaaataaagaaCATGCACGGAGTCCGCATACATACATCCGTCCCCAAAACTAAATAG